TGTTTGTCCCACAACTCTCACGGTTCAACGGACCGTGCAACGGCTGCGAGAGGAACGTGGCGAAGAAGCAACGACGACGACAGTGGGTGAGTGCACTCCAATGTGCTATGGAGTAACCCCAGGTACGCAGATTGTCGTTACGACTCCGGAAATGTTTGTGCGACAGTTGCTATGTGACCCAATACTCCTTCATGTTGGTTGCGTTATATTTAATGACATTCACATACGTTCTCCAATAACGGAGTTTTCCCTCTCACTTCTTCGTAGCATGTTGCGGACGCGGGACGAGTGTGGCGTGGGACGACTTGGTAGTGCGCCGCGTGTTGTGGTTTGCTGTCCTGACGACGCGGTTTCTAACACCATTGCAGAGTACTTTGGAGCTGACCACAGTATGCAGCTGAACCTCCAACAGGTGCTTCAACGGGATGTCAAGACGGGGGCAGCTGATGCACTGCGAAGCAGCGGCTCGTACGCATCACCGGCTGTACTCTACCTTGAAGAAACTATGCAGTGGCTCACAAAGtgcgaggaggagggaagctTTTTGTGTCGTGACCCTGGAGAGGAACTCCGGTGCTATGTGGAAAACATTGGAGTTGTTGCAAAAATAATGGCCATGGAAAATGCGGATTTCATGTCAGATGAAAAATTTCGCTCCCACTGGTGCCCTCTCATAGTAAACGCAATTCAGCAACATAGTTTAGCGGAGCGTAAGGAGCGTGCGACCTTGCTAGcggaaaataaggaagggAAGCATCAAGAACTTCGGCAGGGTCACACGGTAGTGGTTGTTGTCGCACCCAACCCTCAAGTAGTGGCAACTATTGCCCATGCATTGCGCCAGGTGAATGACCAAcagagggaggggaaagaaatgaCTCCTTCCATTACTGTTGAAGTATTGCGGGAATGCACCACCTCTGATGAATTGCGCCTTCTTTTACGAGAAGGCGGTACGGCAGTGGAGGGCGGTGATCGTTTAGTGTTAGTGGCCACTCCTATTGTGGCACAAACTGCGCTTCCACCGTCACTGTCAGTGGGCCTCGTGATTGACTGTGCCCGCCGCTCTTGTGCCACATATAACCCAAATGTTGACACTGATGTATTTTCCACTTCGTATAGTTACATACAGGAATTGCGGCAACGACGTTCAATtgcccgtgtgtgtgtggataaTTCAGgcaagaaggaggaggagagtgGCGTCCCAGCCCCCATGGTACTGCAGCTAATACCGAAATCTATCCTACACAGCGCCCAACACCGACGTGTGAGCTCTGATCCTGCACACCATTCCATTTTCCACTTGCCTTGGGTGGATTATGTGCATCTATATCACCTGCTGCAAGCCCACGAAGAGGCCTTGTGTTGCCGTGGTCCGTCATCAGCATCCGCCATAGGCAGTTCTCACACTGGAAATCTATTGTCACGGAATGTACCCCAACTCGTGTCATCTGCCTTTATCGGTGTTGCTTCACTATCCGCTAGCCGTTATGAGCATCTGAAACGTATCTTCATTGCTGTAGAAAATCATTTGGTTCGCCTAGGACACTTGCAGAGACCAAGTGAGGATCAGTTTGTACCTCGACTTCTGCCACTGGGCGTGGTCACGACGTGCTTCGCCCTCCCTATTCCGGTGCTTCGGCTGTTGGTGTGGTCGCGATTGTATGGATGTGTTGTTCCCGCGAGCGTCGTAGCGGCGATTTGGATGCTGGGTGATATTTTTTGCACTGTTCAGCACGATGATGAAGCTGCTGAACTTATGCGAGAGTCACGTGTATTTTTTTCACATGGCTCCGGGAGCGATGTAGTGAGTGCGTTTCATGCTTATCGTATGTGGCTTTCCCTACGTGGTACCGCGGGGGAGTCCGGGGATGCCTTCGGGAGTGAGAGTTTTGTTTCGAGTGAAACACTAATCAAGgtggaaaagcaacaactgaTGTTATTACATGTGCTTGAGGTAACTGGGGTCATTGCACCTCTCGTATCCCAAGAAATTCGCTTAACTGAGAGTGGCAGGAGTTCCCCCGCTTCAGTGGGGAAATCACAGGGTGACATTTTTGATACTTTAGCTTCCACTATTCTTGCGATGCCAGAGGCGGCGCTGCTGGAGGGCAATGGTCTACTTCAGTGCGTAACTGCAGCGCTCTATCCTCAGTATGCCACACCTCTCGATGATGGATCTGCTTCAGCGTTGCGTTTTGTGGAAGGCGCCGCAAAACCTTCAACCAATGATGGAAACAATGGGTCTGAAGGGGATGCTCAACATGCGGTACCACAACTTGCATTCTTCTCCGAGCTATCGGTGATGAGCGTGGAGGAGGTATACAAGAGCCACGCGGGAAAGCCGTTTCTATATCTTCATCGTGATGGTGAGCCTGAGGGGAGGATCGCATTGTTGAAAGGAGCTACACCCCTATGCATGGACGCGGCGGTTGTTTCATGCGGTGAGCGGTCGGACCATCCGAAGCAACAGGCATCACGCTGCCGGGGGTGGACGTCTGTTATAACAAACGCGTGGCGGTTAACGAAATGTGCGCGACGGCTCCCACCCGCAGCGCAGTTACCGCCCGTATCCATACCGTTTAAGTTGTATGACACCATTCAAGCCCCTCAAGTTATCGTCCAACTTGACGGAGTGATGTCGCTGTCCATGAGGGCCACAACTGCCAAATGGTTACACCAACTTCGGGAGCATACAAGTTGTAGACTACGCGCTCTCGTTGCAGATAAAACATGGCCTGCAGTCCAACAAGAACTCTCCGGTCTTCATGAGGCATGGGAATGGTGGTCAAGACGTGTAGCCAACTCGCAGGCATGGCTACGAGAGGAGCGGGCTTCCCGTCCTGCCTCTAATGCGAGTTCGGCAGGACATTTAGCTCAGGATAATGATTTAAGAGAGTTATTGTGTCCATACTATCAGTATAGCTCGAATCCAGGTCGACCTCCAATGGTCGTTCCTCCTAAAAGGCGGCAGGGTGCTGGCGCACCCCTGAATGCATCTTGTTCGACCACCGCCGTAGCAGGGACAGATCAACTAACAGCATACAATGGGAAAATGCCCGATCCCGTCATGAGCAATAACATTCAACATTCAGCGAAGAGTATTGCCAAAGCTCGAAGTCGTGAACAGGAAGCCAAATTCCTGAAGATGTACCCTGACTTGTTTGCCTTCCTCGACCCGGAACATGAGTTCCATGGTTATTACTTGCATGTGCTACGTCGCGAAGCCCCCGACCTGGAGGTTCTTGGTGATAACTTAGAGGAACTTGAAAAATTCCTTCAGGATCTTGAAGAAGAGGTTAGGGAAGAGGTTGGTGCACAGAGTGCTATGGCAACATACGATGGGCGGAACGGTGACCAGTCGTGTTTTGCTGGTGATTATCAAGCGGAGGCTCCCAGAACAGATGGCTCTTACCAGTTCCAGGAGGTGAATGCTGACGAGTACATGGCCTCCTACGGAATGCAAGTGGAGAGTTCGGTGGAACATGCAACACGTCCACCGGCGTTGTTCAGAACACAAGATGTGACTCAAccatcttcttcctctttggaTAAAGCGGAGAGTGTCCCGGCCGCAGCCTCTTTTTTTACGCAGGGTCCAGCAGTGGAGAACTCCACATGTGGTATTTTAGGTGATGGCTTCGTGGAGGAGCCTGTAGCGGGCTTGGCCCCACCTGTCGATAACGGTCCGTCATCCGAGAACTTCGCGTTTACGCCAGGACAGACAACATCGTCGACTTCGATGGCGGGAGCCAAAACAGAAGCATCGGCGTACGGGTTTACCGGGGACGGTGCGTCAGGCGACGGTGCTGTTGGGCGTGCACCAACTTTGATGGAGCAGCTGTTGGCGATGAAGGCTGGCGGTGCCTTGGGCCCGGTGCAGCCTGCAGTTTCTGTGCCTCAGGACGCGAATCGCCAAGACATGGCACCTTCTGCGTCTACCCAAATCCCTGGTTCTTGGCTTGGAGGTACCGTTGCACCGCCTGTCATCAACTCAGGTTTTGGActgccttcttcttcttctgccaTGACCGCCACGTCTTCTCAGACGGCTGCCGCGAACGCTTCCCTCACGAGGGACCTTCTCGAGGTTATGGGAGTCATTCCGCCTCCACCCCCAGTTAATCCGCTAACAATTGCCCCACCGCCACTTCCTGCGGAGGCCCTTGCAAACCGACCCCCTTCCGTGTTGGTGTATCCTCTGCCACCGCGCGAATACGGAAACATTCCGCTTATTCTTGCCAAGGCAATGGGTGAAACAATGGGAATTAAAGTAGGACCAACACGTCTCGTGGGAAATGTTGGTCGTATCGATGTTCCGAACCACAAAGTAGAGGCGCGTGCATTGGCACTCAAGTCCTTCACATGCGTGGGCAAAAAGGTGTACATCTTCAAGAATGACCGCATTGTGGATGGGCCGCGGAATGCAGTGGTTAATAATGCTCCCATTCAACAGCGCAACTCCCGCTTAAATGCCCCACGAGATCTAGTGGGTGAGGGAAATGTGTATGAACAACCTGATGGTGCCGAGAATGAGGGCTTCGCGCAGTCGCTGAGGAAACTTGTTGAAGACGGCCGACCCCCACCGATGGCTCATGTAGCGGAGAATCATTTTGCGGCGAACGCAAGGGCCTCAGCAAAGAAGTCAATCAATCCACAACTAATTGGAGTGTTGTTGGATTCAGATGACGACGGAGATGAGGAATCGTCAGAAAGATCTGCATCAGTGTAGGAGTCGCCGTGAAGGGGATGGACTAAATTGCGAAAGTGGAGGTGGAATAGCAGATGTGATCAACGCACCCAATGCgggttgcaaaaaaaaaaaaaagaaaaaaaactggaaaGCGAggtgccccccccccaaaaaaaaataatgtgaAGCATACCGTTTTAAACACAGGTAATCTATGCTGACCTGATACTTGTTCTTGTTGCTAAAAATCGTTCATTCCGTATATCGGTGATACAGTTTAGGTTTCTGCTACCGAGCAGGCATTCTCTGGGGGTGCAAGTTGTTTTCATTATTGGCGAACACTCTCGACAACTTTTGTAACTGAGCTGAACCTGCTCATTACCGCCtggagggggggggcggtGGGTGTTTTTGTCATAACCTTATGAGATACGCAGCAGCGGGCGTTAGTAATAGTGAAATTGGCAGCAGCAGTGCtcggcgggggggggggcggggAGTGTATGATATCAAGAGGAagaggcaacaacaaaaatttttttatgttgAGGTTGAAGTCGAAGGGAACATGGAGGaggctttctttcctttggaAAGACCTCGTGGATGGATGAGACACCTTAAGTtaccttgtttgtttttgatgctGTGCATTTCcgtgttttcatttgtgcATATAAGATGTTGCATCCGcttaaaaaacaacaacagcaacaaaaacatcacCTGTGTGACTGCGTCGAgtgtgaggaagagggactGACACGTAGGCTGCCTTTGTTGTTTcctgttttcctcctctttttctgtttacttGGTTGTCTCAATGCAACTTCCTGCTGTGTTTGGCACCTCTTCTTTACTTTCCCCGGGAAGCTAATGAACCTAACTTGTGTAGGAAACGCGCGCTCAACACCGATGGCAACGtttataacaataataacaacacttGTATTAAGGCTACGAGCTGCGGTAGAAGGATAGTTACGGAATTccatataattattattgtcattgttaTCACTGATTTGTGGAGCTCTATCGGGTGTTCTTTCTGCCTGATGCTTCAACCCTAACCCCTGCGTTTCCTTCAATTTTCTGTCTTTATACTTTCTGAtgcctctatttttttttttttttaatggcgTTGACTCATACAGCATTAATCTTTGTCGCCTAACGTAATACAGTAAGTTTCCAAGTAGGTGAGGCTTCGTTTTCGTCGCCTAGTCGCACtttaaagaaacaaaggatCACACccagaggggagggggaggaagagaaggaagctCAGAAAGCCTTAAACAGGTCGAACACAGAAAGCAGAAAAGTTACGACGACGTAATTGACCCCTAGGGTGCGACAAACCAGTTTGCCGCGCGTTTTTCCATTGTTTCTACCGCGTGAAGGCGTGATCCTGCTTTAGGTTTTGCCTGTAGATATGGTCAAAGTGTACAATTTGCAACGTAGGACGGAAACCTTACCGACGGTGCGTCGCACTGCTCCTAATGCGGAGGAATTGGAAGATCAGAGTCACTTGTCGCGCCCCGCTGGTGCCGGTGACGGTGAGCCAACTCGCCGAGTTGAGACCATCACATTTGACATGGATAACGTAAGTCCGCCTGTGGCCAACATGTTCCGCCGGCTTATGCTTACTGAGGTGCCAGTTTTCGCTTTCGACCGAATATTGATCGAACATAATGACGGTGTTGTCCCGGATGAGCTTCTTGCGCACCGCATTGGCCTTGTTCCACTTGCTGGACCCGTTTCAAGCATGCAGTACATAACCGATAGTGCCTCCGTTGGATTTGACAACCTTGACCCAGAGCGCGTTTTGCTATTCGAGTTGGATGTGACCGCAAAACGTGACGTGCCGACGACCAGTGTATACAGTGGCCATCTCAAGTGGCAGCCCATTGCCAAACAGGAGGAACTGGCTGCGAGGAGCGAGGATGATCGCGTGTTTTTAGTGCATCCAGACATTGTTCTGACACGGCTGGGGCCTGGGCAGCGCTTAAAGTTGCGTGCCATTGCCATTAAAGGAATTGGTGCTGTGCACGCAAAGTGGACGCCTGTGGCCGCTTGTTTCTATGAAATGAAACAAGCCAAAGCGGGAGCGGAAGACTCTGACGGTAGAGCTTCTGGTCGCGGAAGGAGTCGTTCGGGAAGAGGTCGAGTAGACGCCAACGAGGAGGAGAGCAATGCAACACGTCCCCGCTCAGCATCCGGTAATCATTCTCACGAACCGCACAGAGAAACTGTTAACGAAGTTATTGCTAAAAGGGACACATCCTCCGTACGCTTTACCGTTGAAAGTATCGGACAGTTGTATGCCGTCGATGTGTTTCGGCAGGCTCTTATATTGTTTGCCGAACGAATTCGCGATTTGGCGGTTCGAATCCGCTCTACAGAACCGAGAATGACTGGCGCAGCAGCCACTGCGTTTACGGAATAGTAAATGATGTGGATGAGCAACGCCTTTAGTTGGAGAACGAACCGAGAGAGGCACAAAGCAAGGTTCCTGTGGAACCTCTGCTTTCCTTGGATGGATAAATGATGCTGGGGGATTAACGTGACGTATATGTTTGGGAGGCAAATAAATGCGAAGGGAGTTGGTGGCATTACACGTTTGTAAGCCGTAGAGGCTTCTCTTCCCCGTTTCTCGCCTGCACTCTCCCTTTGTATTTGGAGGGAGTTGCGTGGCGAAAAaatttggtgtgtgtgtttgtgtgtgtgtccttGTTCGTAATAAAGCATAATTAAAAGTTTATTTCGACGTAAATTGTTAAACGAAAACTGTATGATAGTCTTTGAACTTGCCAGGACGAGGGCAGCTACGTATGTGCCATCGTCGAGAGGTTGCAGTATGAGATGTACTGTTAATTCAATCACATAGCTCTCAAAATATTGTTCattctattattactatatttttttttcttttgggttCCCACATTGTTGGACTCCTTGCACATATACTATCGGTCCCGTGTCACCGCTATTGTTGCGTGTGTACGTCTCATCTGCTACCCATTTTTCGGCCAGTCCCCCTGGTCTTTAACGCACCGCTAGTGGCGGAAGGAACCGAGGCGATATTCTGCAGTAAACTGGCCAGCCTAGGACAAGGCTCAAGAGAACAAGTAAAAGTTCAGGAAATTCATTAGGTTACGAAAGCAATGACAAAGGGCAAGGGCCGTAATCCCGGTATGGGAAATCTGGACAAGCACATCAAACGCAAGGTGCACAAGGAACGATCGCAACCTGCAGCTCGGAAGCACCTTGGCCCACTTGAGAAACACAAGGATCATGTGGTGCGCTCGCGTAGGCGAAAGGCGAAGGTGCAGCGGCTACTTGAGCTGAAGCGGGCTGCGGCGCAACGTAATCCTGACGAGTTCCACATTAATATGACCAAAACTGTTTTGGATGTCGAATCGGGTAAAATGAGGCGTCGACGCCTGTCAAAGGAAGATAACCGTAAGAAGATGGAGAAGACTTTGCGGCACAACACTCGCAACTTGCATTACCTCAAGTATAAAGCGCATGCAGACTGGAGCCGCGCAAAGGAGCTGATTG
This region of Trypanosoma brucei gambiense DAL972 chromosome 10, complete sequence genomic DNA includes:
- a CDS encoding DNA-directed RNA polymerase, alpha subunit,putative translates to MVKVYNLQRRTETLPTVRRTAPNAEELEDQSHLSRPAGAGDGEPTRRVETITFDMDNVSPPVANMFRRLMLTEVPVFAFDRILIEHNDGVVPDELLAHRIGLVPLAGPVSSMQYITDSASVGFDNLDPERVLLFELDVTAKRDVPTTSVYSGHLKWQPIAKQEELAARSEDDRVFLVHPDIVLTRLGPGQRLKLRAIAIKGIGAVHAKWTPVAACFYEMKQAKAGAEDSDGRASGRGRSRSGRGRVDANEEESNATRPRSASGNHSHEPHRETVNEVIAKRDTSSVRFTVESIGQLYAVDVFRQALILFAERIRDLAVRIRSTEPRMTGAAATAFTE